The stretch of DNA CTACGAAGTGAAGTCTCATCCGCAAAGCGGCCGTCTTTACCATATTGACATCGACCGCAGCGTGATTCAAAACTTTTTGACAAGAGTTAAAGAGGAAGGAATAACAGTTCAGCATTTAGAATATACGCCATATTCCAGAAGAATTATCGCAGATTATTTATTGCAATTAACAGGGGATGATTTCCAGGAAACAGTAAGAGGCATTCTTCATGACCGGGAGACAGGGGGATATACAATTGGCTTGCAGGATGTAACCGCCGATAAGGATGAATACGTCATTTTTGCTACAGCCTTAACTCATTTGGTCGGCACGCCGAACTTTGATTCGATGACGGGAAAATATTATGCGCGTTTTACCGTTGCTCATACGGATTCCAGTGATTCTTATTTGCGTCAAGCGTATCGCTTGTTTACCTTGCACACGGATGGAACATTTGTGGATGAACCAACCGACTGGCTGTTGATGATGAAGATGACAGAAGAACATGCGGCCGGAGGAGAATCCCGTTTGCTGCATTTGGATGACTGGAAGGATCTCGGTAAGTTCTCTACTCATCCATTAGCGACTCATAAGTTTACGTATCAAGCGCCCAAGAGCAAAAATGTTGACCAAGAAGTGCAGCGGGCTACTTTTTTTAATCATCATAATAAGCCTTGCATTTGCTATATTGATCAATTTGTTTATCCGGATACGATTGAGGAGGCCAAGTATTTAAAAGAGCTGTCCGATTCTATGGAAAACGACGAAAGCGTCATTGAACTGAAGCTGCCTGTCGGTGATTTAGTTATGCTAAACAATCTTTTCTGGCTTCATGGGCGCGCAGCCTTTGAGGTAAACCCGAAATTAAACCGCGAGTTAATGCGCCAGCGCGGCCGCTTCGCTGAAATTTAACGAGGTAAAAGAAGAATTGATTCGATTGACTTGAATTAAGACTGGCTTTTGCCGCAATACATAAATGGTCTCCATTCATTGTATTGCGGCAAAAGCAGTCTTTTTTCATTGACTGAACAATCTGTGCCCTTTGTTAGGCCATGCTCCATCAGCAATAGAAACCGATCTTAGAAGACGGGTTCCTGTCTGTCTTTATAAATTAACTAAATAATTAATCTTTTTTTAAAATTTTGATAAAATGAAGAAAGGGCAGGCTGCTGAAGGAGGAGGAAATATGTTTACGATCAATGAAGAGAAAGTAAAACCGATGATGACCATAGCTATCGACGATTATAAAGAGGGAGACTATATTGATGTTACCAAAGTAAAGGCCCCCTTTTTATTTATTTACCGCCAGCGTAAGCTCTTATCCTACGTTCACTTGAAAAATATTCCTATGGAAGACGAAGGGAAGATCCTATATCAGACGCTCCTCGCTCACTCGATTCCTATTGACCACCTCTATCATGTCCATAAAAATATTTCACTTCCTCTGGCCTTTCAAGTGATGGGCAAGCCGCTGACCATT from Bacillus xiapuensis encodes:
- the glaH gene encoding glutarate dioxygenase GlaH, translating into MSILAKQGKAFIKKTAGYEVKSHPQSGRLYHIDIDRSVIQNFLTRVKEEGITVQHLEYTPYSRRIIADYLLQLTGDDFQETVRGILHDRETGGYTIGLQDVTADKDEYVIFATALTHLVGTPNFDSMTGKYYARFTVAHTDSSDSYLRQAYRLFTLHTDGTFVDEPTDWLLMMKMTEEHAAGGESRLLHLDDWKDLGKFSTHPLATHKFTYQAPKSKNVDQEVQRATFFNHHNKPCICYIDQFVYPDTIEEAKYLKELSDSMENDESVIELKLPVGDLVMLNNLFWLHGRAAFEVNPKLNRELMRQRGRFAEI